In Streptomyces sp. NBC_00483, a single window of DNA contains:
- a CDS encoding AfsR/SARP family transcriptional regulator yields the protein MAGGPRVPEQRRAAPPEDPSDAAPATGADLRFSVLGPVRAWRGGEPLSTGSPQQRALLAALLLRQGRTATAAELIDSVWGEESPSQALAAIRTYASRLRKILGPGVLETEAGGYALRMARPDALDLVAAEELAAQAERARQSADLCRARTLVNEALDLWDGEPLAHVPGPHAETERARLDEWRLQLLENRLDMDLEQGCHAEAVSALTALTADHPLRERLRELLMLALYRSGRQAEALAVYADTRRLLADELGVDPRAGLSELQQRILQADPSLAEPSAQPPEPSQTPQRPAQLPATVPDFTGRASFVTELSETLAAASSESGTGSVMAVSAVAGIGGVGKTTLAVHVAHAARAAFPDGQLYVDLQGTSPRCAEPETVLGSFLRALGVPESAVPESLEERSALFRSTLDGRRTLVLLDNARDAAQVRPLLPGTAGCAALITGRVRMVDLVGAHLVDLDVMSPDEALLLFTRIVGEERVTSERKAALDVVAACGFLPLAIRIAASRLAARRTWTVSVLAAKLADERRRLDELQAGDLAVKATFELGYGQLEPAQSRAFRLLGLADGPDISLAAASAVLDLDIESTEDVLESLVDTSLLESAAPGRYRYHDLVRLYARACAERDETSTDRDGALSRLLDFYLATATGVYAIERPGDRLVDHVAPTTHPGLSFADQATALDWLFAEAECLLACLQQSLRAPLLRRAASLILVAKDLSESGASSLRYEHAAVALRDTAHDLGDAVAEARARTTLSQVWAFAGRFDDAGREAAAAMDLDVDADPWSDGHAPHERGIIAFYRNDLDQAETYLRTALENFRADKNTPGEASALCNLSRIHLAQNRTGSAIELAEQGIQIYDRLGTALRLANGRYALGLALTAARRYGEALDQLTAALGIFRENRQPLWEGVTHLRLAEVHLGAKRAPLAAAHAEQAIALRGIGGEWRRGGILTVLGRALAMLGQPDRAHACWSEALAIYERLGSPEAAEVRALMKPVAA from the coding sequence ATGGCCGGTGGACCGCGGGTACCGGAGCAGCGGCGTGCCGCCCCGCCCGAGGACCCCTCGGACGCGGCCCCGGCCACCGGCGCCGACCTGCGCTTCAGCGTGCTCGGACCGGTGCGGGCCTGGCGCGGCGGAGAGCCCCTGTCCACCGGCTCCCCGCAGCAGCGCGCCCTCCTCGCCGCCCTCCTGCTGCGCCAGGGGCGCACGGCGACGGCGGCCGAACTCATCGACTCCGTATGGGGCGAGGAGTCCCCGTCGCAGGCGCTGGCCGCGATCCGCACGTACGCCTCGCGGCTGCGCAAGATCCTCGGCCCCGGCGTCCTGGAGACCGAGGCCGGCGGCTACGCGCTGCGGATGGCGCGGCCCGACGCCCTTGACCTCGTGGCGGCCGAGGAGCTGGCGGCGCAGGCCGAGCGGGCGCGGCAGTCCGCCGACCTGTGCCGGGCGCGGACGCTGGTGAACGAGGCGCTCGACCTCTGGGACGGCGAACCGCTGGCCCACGTACCGGGTCCGCACGCGGAGACGGAGCGCGCCCGCCTCGACGAATGGCGCCTCCAACTCCTGGAAAACCGCCTCGACATGGACCTGGAGCAGGGCTGCCACGCGGAGGCGGTCTCGGCCCTCACCGCGCTCACCGCGGACCACCCCCTCCGCGAGCGCCTGCGCGAACTGCTGATGCTCGCCCTCTACCGCTCGGGCCGCCAGGCGGAGGCCCTCGCCGTCTACGCGGACACCCGCCGCCTCCTCGCCGACGAGCTCGGGGTGGACCCGCGCGCCGGCCTCTCGGAGCTCCAGCAGCGCATCCTCCAGGCGGACCCGTCCCTGGCGGAGCCCTCGGCGCAGCCGCCGGAGCCCTCGCAGACACCGCAGCGCCCGGCCCAACTCCCGGCCACAGTCCCGGACTTCACAGGCCGCGCGTCCTTCGTGACGGAACTCAGCGAGACGCTCGCCGCCGCGTCCTCCGAATCGGGCACCGGCTCGGTGATGGCGGTCTCGGCGGTGGCGGGCATCGGTGGCGTCGGCAAGACCACCCTCGCCGTGCACGTGGCGCACGCGGCGCGCGCCGCGTTCCCCGACGGCCAGCTCTACGTGGACCTCCAGGGCACGAGCCCGCGCTGCGCCGAACCCGAGACGGTCCTCGGCTCCTTCCTCCGCGCGCTCGGCGTCCCGGAGTCGGCGGTCCCCGAGTCCCTGGAGGAGCGCTCGGCCCTGTTCCGCTCGACCCTCGACGGCCGCCGGACCCTGGTCCTCCTCGACAACGCGCGGGACGCGGCGCAGGTCAGGCCGCTGCTGCCCGGCACGGCGGGCTGCGCGGCGCTGATCACGGGCCGCGTCCGGATGGTCGACCTGGTGGGCGCGCACCTGGTGGACCTGGACGTCATGTCCCCCGACGAGGCACTGCTCCTCTTCACCCGCATCGTCGGCGAGGAGCGCGTGACATCGGAGCGCAAGGCGGCGCTCGACGTCGTCGCGGCCTGCGGCTTCCTCCCCCTGGCAATCCGCATCGCGGCCTCCCGCCTCGCGGCCCGCCGCACGTGGACGGTCTCGGTCCTCGCCGCGAAGCTCGCGGACGAGCGCCGCCGCCTCGACGAGCTCCAGGCCGGCGACCTCGCGGTCAAGGCCACCTTCGAACTCGGCTACGGCCAACTGGAACCGGCCCAGTCCCGCGCCTTCCGCCTCCTCGGCCTCGCCGACGGCCCCGACATCTCCCTCGCGGCGGCCTCCGCGGTCCTCGACCTCGACATCGAGTCGACGGAGGACGTCCTGGAATCCCTGGTCGACACCTCCCTCCTGGAATCCGCCGCCCCGGGCCGCTACCGCTACCACGACCTCGTACGCCTCTACGCGCGTGCGTGCGCGGAACGGGACGAGACGAGCACGGACCGGGACGGGGCGCTCTCCCGCCTGCTGGACTTCTATCTGGCGACGGCGACGGGCGTCTACGCGATCGAACGGCCGGGCGACCGCCTCGTGGACCACGTGGCCCCCACGACCCACCCGGGCCTGTCCTTCGCGGACCAGGCGACAGCTCTGGACTGGCTGTTCGCAGAGGCCGAATGCCTCCTGGCCTGCCTCCAACAGTCGCTGCGGGCTCCCTTGTTGCGCAGGGCGGCGAGCCTCATTCTCGTGGCCAAGGACCTGTCCGAGTCCGGAGCAAGTTCGCTCCGGTACGAGCATGCGGCGGTCGCGCTCCGCGACACGGCCCATGACCTGGGCGATGCCGTCGCGGAGGCGCGGGCTCGGACGACGCTGTCCCAGGTGTGGGCGTTCGCGGGCCGGTTCGACGACGCGGGCCGGGAAGCAGCGGCGGCCATGGACCTCGACGTCGACGCGGACCCCTGGTCGGACGGCCACGCGCCGCACGAGCGCGGCATCATCGCCTTCTACAGGAACGATCTCGACCAGGCGGAGACGTACCTTCGTACGGCCCTGGAGAACTTCCGGGCGGACAAGAACACTCCCGGTGAGGCCAGCGCGCTCTGCAATCTCTCGCGCATCCACCTGGCCCAGAACAGAACCGGCAGCGCCATAGAACTCGCCGAGCAGGGAATCCAGATCTACGACCGCCTCGGCACGGCCCTGCGCCTGGCCAACGGACGGTACGCCCTCGGGCTGGCACTGACCGCGGCGCGCCGATATGGCGAGGCCCTCGACCAACTCACCGCCGCACTCGGCATCTTCCGCGAGAATCGCCAACCCCTGTGGGAGGGCGTCACACACCTCCGGCTCGCCGAGGTCCATCTCGGGGCCAAGCGGGCCCCGCTCGCCGCCGCCCACGCCGAGCAGGCCATCGCGCTGCGCGGCATCGGTGGCGAGTGGCGCAGGGGAGGCATACTCACCGTCCTGGGCCGGGCGTTGGCGATGCTCGGACAGCCGGATCGGGCCCATGCCTGTTGGAGCGAGGCCCTCGCGATCTACGAGCGTCTCGGTTCCCCCGAGGCCGCCGAGGTCCGGGCGCTGATGAAGCCCGTCGCCGCATAG